Proteins from a single region of Cytophagaceae bacterium:
- a CDS encoding VWA domain-containing protein, which produces MELDELIYSKVLSFFKKVRKNKEEANPNLVRLDMISPKLTIIARAITGKAIEIFPAESEGGYRNNNFFLPQKVSFFEKFEMNLSFYFFRVIYLSTQQKLGLNWQTNHNEELMASRENARATSGLVLKKMFEEFELTQALHQSFLGHFNSAEEPDLSWLYGKWMRNDPETETEKKLENFGVETKSADDKQVLTTIKTRAIEEVISVEIDKKQQEDYVLTHNFEKVETAEEFDGTWRDFDGDDELEKHQEALEELKMKYTVRVDDMAHSVYQADFIENTTVSESAETDHTGYHLLYDEWDFSTRRYKTDFCKVYPFTQLKTDKEYYHQTLKSKGTVLTGLRKMLANVNNKMMQHRRQNQGDEFDIDATTDMIVDIFSKKTPSENIYLANRKKEKDISILLLLDVSLSSDSYAAGNRVIDVEKQVSILFGEILNEFNIDFSIDCFYSKTRNYTTYISLKDFDESWDASKHRIGAAEPQGYTRIGAALRHSGQLLKKRKTKNKWIILISDGKPNDYDKYEGKYGINDVKQALRELHEQQINSYALAIEAQAKYYLPQMFGQNHYQILTTPEELLESLILLFEKIKYKS; this is translated from the coding sequence ATGGAACTCGATGAGCTGATATACAGTAAAGTCCTGAGTTTTTTCAAAAAAGTCAGGAAAAACAAAGAAGAAGCCAATCCAAATTTGGTAAGGTTAGATATGATTTCGCCCAAACTTACGATTATTGCTCGTGCCATTACAGGAAAAGCCATTGAGATATTTCCGGCTGAAAGTGAAGGAGGCTATCGAAATAATAATTTCTTCTTACCTCAAAAGGTTTCGTTTTTTGAAAAATTTGAGATGAACCTTTCATTTTACTTTTTTAGGGTAATATACCTTTCTACCCAGCAAAAACTAGGCTTAAACTGGCAAACAAACCATAATGAAGAGCTGATGGCATCCAGAGAAAATGCCAGAGCGACATCTGGATTAGTTTTGAAAAAAATGTTTGAAGAATTTGAATTAACGCAGGCCCTTCACCAAAGTTTTTTGGGACACTTTAATTCCGCTGAGGAACCAGACCTAAGCTGGCTCTATGGCAAATGGATGAGGAACGACCCGGAAACCGAAACTGAAAAAAAACTTGAAAATTTTGGGGTAGAAACAAAGTCTGCCGACGACAAACAGGTTTTAACCACCATAAAAACCAGGGCTATTGAAGAAGTAATAAGCGTAGAAATTGACAAAAAACAGCAGGAAGATTATGTGCTCACACACAATTTTGAAAAAGTGGAAACCGCTGAAGAATTTGATGGCACCTGGCGTGATTTTGATGGGGATGATGAACTGGAAAAACATCAGGAAGCACTGGAAGAACTCAAAATGAAATATACTGTAAGAGTTGATGACATGGCTCATTCAGTATATCAGGCTGATTTTATAGAGAATACAACAGTATCTGAAAGTGCGGAAACCGACCATACAGGGTACCATTTGCTCTATGATGAATGGGATTTCAGCACGCGGAGATACAAAACCGACTTTTGTAAAGTATATCCTTTTACCCAATTAAAAACCGATAAAGAATACTATCACCAAACCCTGAAAAGCAAAGGAACAGTGCTCACAGGGCTCAGAAAAATGCTGGCCAATGTAAACAATAAAATGATGCAACACCGCAGGCAAAATCAGGGAGATGAGTTTGATATCGACGCAACTACCGACATGATAGTGGACATTTTCTCAAAAAAAACACCTTCCGAAAATATATATCTGGCCAACAGGAAAAAAGAAAAAGATATTTCAATTCTGCTTTTGCTGGATGTAAGCCTTTCGAGCGATTCTTATGCCGCCGGCAACAGGGTAATTGATGTAGAAAAACAGGTTTCAATACTTTTTGGCGAAATACTCAACGAATTTAACATTGATTTCTCGATAGATTGCTTTTACTCCAAAACACGTAACTACACTACCTATATTTCATTGAAAGACTTTGATGAAAGCTGGGATGCTTCAAAACATAGAATAGGAGCTGCTGAGCCTCAGGGATATACCCGAATAGGGGCAGCATTGAGACATTCAGGGCAATTATTGAAAAAAAGAAAAACCAAGAATAAATGGATCATCTTAATATCAGATGGAAAACCCAATGACTATGATAAATATGAGGGTAAATATGGCATTAATGATGTAAAACAAGCATTAAGAGAGCTTCATGAGCAGCAGATAAACTCCTATGCACTGGCCATTGAAGCACAGGCCAAATACTATCTGCCACAAATGTTTGGACAAAACCACTACCAGATTCTCACGACGCCGGAAGAATTGCTGGAATCATTGATTTTGTTATTCGAAAAAATAAAATATAAAAGCTAA
- a CDS encoding cytochrome c oxidase subunit 3 — protein MEKVKYDIFNPPGGLLIWIVIVLELLTFGIALLVMQNFELAEPQIFAESRQHLSSRLGTLNTVILLTSGLFVVLSLNNYKILKHSTARIQLNFSVILGLVFLIVKFTEYQLKLSSGITLSTNTFFTFYFLITGFHAVHVALGILIFVIFIQKIKSQKLKPEDFEAGAAFWHMCDLIWLIIFPFIYLK, from the coding sequence ATGGAAAAGGTGAAATATGACATTTTTAACCCTCCCGGTGGATTGTTGATATGGATAGTGATAGTACTGGAGTTGCTTACATTTGGGATAGCCCTGCTGGTAATGCAAAATTTCGAACTTGCAGAGCCACAGATTTTTGCCGAAAGCCGACAACACCTGAGTTCACGCCTGGGAACGCTCAACACTGTAATTCTATTGACCAGTGGTCTCTTTGTGGTTTTGAGCCTCAATAATTATAAAATACTGAAGCACAGCACTGCAAGGATACAATTAAATTTTTCCGTGATTTTGGGTCTGGTGTTTTTAATCGTAAAATTTACCGAATATCAATTAAAGTTGAGCAGTGGCATTACTTTAAGTACAAATACCTTTTTCACATTTTACTTTCTGATTACCGGATTTCATGCGGTGCATGTGGCATTAGGTATTCTGATTTTTGTGATTTTCATCCAAAAAATAAAAAGTCAAAAGCTAAAACCCGAAGACTTTGAGGCCGGGGCCGCTTTCTGGCACATGTGTGACCTGATTTGGTTAATTATTTTTCCCTTTATTTATCTGAAATGA
- a CDS encoding cbb3-type cytochrome c oxidase subunit I, with protein MKKSIDYLMETKNWSKPLWFILIISILGVGMIGFQTYTDAPPMSGFKDETGKIIISQEDIEHGQEVFHKYALMEYGSFLGDGAQRGPDFSAEALHQINLAMIEYYTNQSKTKGQNPEIYGILENVKRELKVNRFDKEDEKVTLSMAQTYAFEQLIGFYEKRFLTSSQENHKSLKNYIKDKTEIKNLSAFFYWGAWVCVAQRPGSDFSYTHNWPYDPQAGNTPTSPVILWSVLGLLAFVLACGIVLYYIGQYNQLPNKFFKPAVNQLFSIDRVADYQPSATQKATFKFFWVAILLFFIQVSSGLVTINDFTNWLGYLGIDISSVPVTIPRSWHLMLSLYWISTCWIASSIFILPLLSKKEIAGQLPMINTLFVLLFILVVGSLAGMIMGPLGILGKWWYWLGHQGWEFVDLGKIYQVLLMIIFILWAVIIYRGIKPALVKNESWNLPNWILYSVIGIPLLFISGFVAKPETNFVIADFWRWMVIHMWVEAFFEVFITVIVSYLMVLMGLVSKQAAIRVVYFATILFLGTGLLGISHNFYWNAKPVATMALGSVFSTLQFVPLILLTVEAWRFKNMPKFAVGDVEYNQLSGFGFPEVFKYLVAVNFWNFFGAGVMGIIINLPIMNYFEHGTYLTVNHAHAALMGVYGNISVAACLFASKLILKPEKWNDKLMNTVFWSINAGLMLMVILDLFPAGSLQFKAVVEKGLWYGRSAEFIDQGIFHQLTWLRGVGAMVFFLGGVSPLTWFMVTRIRGLKK; from the coding sequence ATGAAAAAAAGTATCGATTATCTGATGGAAACCAAAAACTGGAGTAAGCCACTCTGGTTTATCCTCATTATTAGCATTTTGGGAGTGGGTATGATTGGTTTCCAAACCTATACCGACGCCCCGCCGATGTCCGGCTTTAAAGATGAAACCGGAAAGATCATCATCAGTCAGGAAGATATAGAACATGGACAGGAAGTATTTCATAAATATGCTTTGATGGAATACGGAAGCTTTCTTGGTGATGGAGCCCAACGTGGCCCCGATTTTTCGGCAGAAGCCTTGCACCAGATAAATCTTGCTATGATTGAGTACTATACCAACCAAAGTAAAACAAAAGGACAAAACCCGGAAATATATGGCATATTAGAAAATGTAAAACGGGAACTAAAAGTCAACAGGTTTGATAAGGAAGATGAAAAAGTGACGCTTAGCATGGCTCAGACCTATGCATTTGAACAACTCATTGGTTTTTACGAAAAACGGTTTCTTACTTCTTCCCAGGAAAATCATAAAAGCTTAAAAAATTACATCAAAGACAAGACAGAAATCAAAAACCTGAGTGCATTCTTTTATTGGGGTGCCTGGGTGTGCGTAGCCCAGAGGCCCGGTTCCGACTTTAGTTACACGCATAACTGGCCCTATGATCCACAGGCAGGCAATACCCCTACTTCGCCCGTTATACTCTGGAGTGTACTGGGCTTACTGGCATTTGTTCTTGCTTGTGGCATAGTGCTGTACTACATCGGTCAATACAATCAGTTGCCCAATAAGTTTTTTAAGCCCGCTGTTAATCAATTGTTTTCTATCGACAGAGTCGCTGATTATCAACCTTCCGCTACTCAAAAAGCCACATTTAAGTTTTTTTGGGTGGCTATACTGTTGTTTTTTATTCAGGTAAGCAGTGGTCTGGTGACCATCAATGACTTCACCAACTGGCTGGGATATCTTGGAATCGACATCTCATCTGTACCGGTAACCATACCCCGAAGCTGGCATTTGATGCTTTCACTTTACTGGATATCTACTTGCTGGATAGCCTCTTCTATTTTTATTCTTCCTTTATTATCTAAAAAAGAAATTGCAGGGCAACTGCCAATGATAAACACGCTTTTTGTACTACTTTTTATTTTGGTGGTTGGCTCACTGGCAGGCATGATTATGGGCCCGCTGGGCATCCTCGGCAAATGGTGGTATTGGCTGGGGCATCAGGGCTGGGAGTTTGTTGATTTAGGCAAAATCTATCAGGTGCTATTAATGATCATTTTTATTCTGTGGGCGGTAATTATTTATAGAGGTATAAAGCCCGCACTGGTCAAAAATGAATCCTGGAATCTTCCCAACTGGATTCTTTACTCCGTGATTGGTATTCCATTGCTATTTATCTCAGGATTTGTGGCCAAACCTGAGACCAATTTCGTGATTGCAGACTTTTGGAGGTGGATGGTGATTCACATGTGGGTAGAAGCATTTTTTGAAGTATTTATCACCGTGATCGTTAGCTATCTGATGGTATTGATGGGGCTGGTAAGCAAGCAGGCTGCTATCAGAGTGGTGTATTTTGCTACAATTTTATTTCTTGGAACCGGTCTTCTGGGTATTTCTCATAATTTTTACTGGAACGCCAAACCTGTAGCCACCATGGCTTTGGGTAGTGTATTTTCTACTTTGCAGTTTGTACCCCTGATACTCCTTACAGTCGAAGCCTGGAGGTTTAAGAATATGCCAAAATTTGCTGTGGGTGATGTGGAGTACAATCAACTTTCAGGTTTTGGTTTTCCTGAAGTTTTCAAATATCTGGTGGCGGTCAATTTTTGGAATTTCTTCGGAGCGGGTGTGATGGGAATTATCATCAATCTGCCAATCATGAACTATTTCGAGCATGGTACCTATCTTACTGTCAATCATGCTCATGCGGCTTTGATGGGTGTTTATGGCAATATTTCGGTAGCCGCCTGTCTTTTTGCTTCAAAACTTATTCTAAAACCTGAAAAATGGAATGATAAACTTATGAACACCGTGTTTTGGTCAATTAATGCCGGGCTTATGCTGATGGTAATCCTTGATTTGTTTCCGGCGGGTTCATTGCAATTTAAAGCCGTAGTGGAGAAAGGCCTGTGGTATGGTCGTTCAGCAGAATTTATCGATCAGGGTATATTCCATCAACTCACCTGGCTCAGAGGTGTGGGGGCTATGGTGTTTTTCCTTGGTGGGGTAAGCCCGCTCACCTGGTTTATGGTGACCCGCATCAGAGGGTTGAAAAAATAA
- a CDS encoding class I SAM-dependent methyltransferase: MTDTRQHWENVFSTKAENEVSWFQPYPKTSVEFLELFNLPLDAHIIDIGGGDSYLVDVMLEKGYQNIYVLDISAMALERAKLRLGEKANRVNWIVSDVIDFVPPVKFDFWHDRAAFHFLTTDARINKYVSIAEQGISADGYLVLGTFSESGPTKCSGLEIKQYSEASMSVRFERSFERIKCIEETHETPFDTTQNFIFCSFRKN; encoded by the coding sequence ATGACCGATACCCGACAGCATTGGGAAAATGTGTTCTCTACCAAGGCCGAAAACGAAGTAAGCTGGTTTCAGCCCTATCCCAAAACCTCAGTCGAATTTCTCGAACTATTTAATTTACCCCTCGATGCCCATATCATTGATATTGGCGGAGGCGACAGCTATCTGGTCGATGTGATGCTTGAAAAGGGTTATCAAAACATTTATGTACTTGATATTTCAGCAATGGCTCTGGAAAGGGCAAAGCTGCGACTGGGAGAAAAGGCAAACCGGGTAAATTGGATCGTATCTGATGTGATAGATTTTGTGCCTCCTGTAAAATTTGACTTTTGGCATGATAGGGCGGCTTTTCACTTCCTTACCACCGATGCCCGAATCAACAAATACGTAAGCATAGCCGAGCAGGGCATTAGTGCAGATGGATATCTGGTATTGGGTACTTTTTCAGAGTCAGGCCCGACAAAATGCAGCGGTCTGGAAATCAAACAATACTCGGAGGCCTCTATGTCGGTGAGATTTGAGAGAAGTTTTGAGAGAATCAAATGTATAGAAGAAACTCATGAAACGCCATTTGACACTACTCAAAACTTCATTTTTTGTAGTTTTAGAAAAAACTGA
- a CDS encoding superoxide dismutase — protein MKREHFLKTGALTSLAAVIGTNNAFGENLTNNNIDKLVDANGNFVLQPLPYSESFLEPYMDSETLHLHYTFHHGGATKAANNDMKKIKEAIESNNFETIDYWTKKLSFHLSSHILHSIFWTNLGNKTTTPNGDLLKRIEKDFGSYEKLKIYLAQTSKNLDGNGWGILGYQPYTDKLTILQCENHEKLTQWGVIPLMVIDVWEHSYYLKYKNKRADFVDALFNILDWDNAAQRLNNALKLVK, from the coding sequence GTGAAAAGAGAACATTTCTTAAAGACCGGAGCCTTGACAAGCTTAGCTGCCGTAATTGGAACTAATAACGCATTTGGTGAGAATTTAACAAATAATAATATTGATAAACTCGTTGATGCAAACGGGAATTTTGTTTTACAACCATTGCCATATTCAGAAAGTTTTTTGGAACCATATATGGACTCCGAGACATTGCATCTTCACTACACTTTTCATCATGGTGGAGCAACTAAAGCCGCCAATAATGATATGAAAAAAATTAAAGAAGCTATTGAATCTAACAATTTCGAAACTATAGATTACTGGACCAAAAAGCTTTCTTTTCATCTTTCATCACATATTCTTCACTCTATATTTTGGACCAATCTGGGCAATAAAACAACAACACCAAATGGTGATTTACTTAAAAGAATTGAGAAAGATTTTGGCAGTTATGAAAAATTAAAGATTTATCTCGCCCAAACTTCCAAGAATTTAGATGGCAATGGCTGGGGAATATTAGGTTATCAACCATATACCGATAAACTCACAATTCTGCAATGCGAAAATCATGAAAAACTTACCCAATGGGGTGTAATTCCTTTAATGGTTATTGATGTTTGGGAACATTCTTATTATCTCAAATACAAAAATAAAAGAGCCGATTTTGTTGATGCTTTGTTTAACATTTTAGACTGGGACAATGCCGCTCAAAGATTAAATAATGCATTAAAGCTTGTTAAATGA
- a CDS encoding TonB-dependent receptor produces MKGPLILTFILISFLCKSQNNISGKLIDNAGNPIEFVNVLLFKKPDTINIFQGLTCDSSGIFDFINIAKGQYILKFHGIGYKKQSIAIEKRHSENLIIGPYILESEIIELKDVTITRKKELIQQTKTGFIISTDASLFTQSGNALDLLRSTPMIFIDAEGAINLRGKSPLVLINGRNSKFDNLNNLPANSIEKIEIITSPGASYDAESENGIINIILKKGKAEGINGAFSIAGGLGYSWRLNNSFLVNYKKNKWNLGLGYDNRLAERNRKAEGDRTNFNLPSQYYLKQRRNDERKEEIHNIRSNIDFKGEKKSFGAEMVIGIEKETNFETLYNTIYNQEYVFQNKSRRYSDERRKGYSAEIAIKYELEISKDKSRISTNLSTSFGDGLEKTPIISQDLSSENIETGVPFMQKTSFSDFGSNNIFKLDYFQKISNATFETGFKTLFRKFANDFSREDQIDNNYVLVPNRTGSLTFEEWVPAIYTQLKNEIGKWSYEIGLRMEQTHNSGTVKSLSIDFNNNYINLFPNANLSYQISDIQNIRFIYGRRINRPSLGQLNPFTDITDSLTQRSGNPTLLPEIAQNAELNYDHEFNKGSFSVKPYYRNSHNSILPFTKLMPNGVLFTQPLNAGSTTTLGLETLFSFEVNKAWKTNLSSSIFNQNINAQNIKSDILNQVTSWNAKWTNDIIVKKNSRFQINAFYNSPTATIQGRRIAIYNVDFAFQQKIIREKGRLGLIITDVFNTQKNGFIWETKDFYFSRIFKVDSRAILITFAYTFGTSFKEKLMDNKFSND; encoded by the coding sequence ATGAAAGGCCCTCTGATTTTAACCTTTATCTTGATTTCATTTTTATGTAAATCTCAAAATAACATTTCCGGAAAACTAATTGACAATGCTGGAAATCCAATCGAATTTGTTAATGTTTTACTTTTTAAAAAACCTGATACAATAAATATTTTTCAGGGACTAACCTGCGACTCCTCAGGAATCTTTGATTTTATCAATATTGCTAAAGGCCAATATATTCTAAAATTTCATGGCATAGGTTATAAAAAACAAAGTATCGCTATTGAAAAACGGCACTCCGAAAATTTAATAATTGGGCCATATATTTTAGAAAGTGAAATTATTGAACTAAAAGATGTAACGATAACCAGAAAAAAAGAGTTAATTCAACAAACCAAAACCGGATTTATTATATCTACTGATGCTTCACTATTTACACAATCAGGAAATGCACTGGATCTACTTAGAAGCACTCCAATGATTTTTATTGATGCAGAGGGAGCTATTAATCTCAGGGGAAAATCACCCTTAGTACTCATTAATGGAAGAAACTCAAAGTTTGACAATTTAAATAATCTTCCTGCAAACAGTATTGAAAAAATCGAGATTATAACTTCTCCGGGGGCTTCATACGATGCTGAGTCTGAAAACGGCATAATAAACATAATTTTGAAAAAAGGTAAGGCTGAGGGAATAAATGGTGCTTTTTCGATAGCCGGTGGTTTGGGTTATAGCTGGAGATTAAATAATTCTTTTTTGGTCAATTATAAAAAAAACAAATGGAATTTAGGGCTGGGATACGATAATAGACTTGCTGAAAGAAATAGAAAGGCTGAAGGTGACAGAACAAATTTTAATCTTCCGTCCCAATATTACCTAAAGCAAAGACGAAATGATGAGCGAAAGGAAGAAATCCACAACATTAGATCAAATATTGACTTTAAAGGTGAAAAAAAATCTTTTGGAGCTGAAATGGTTATAGGGATAGAGAAAGAAACCAATTTTGAGACACTTTACAATACAATTTACAATCAGGAATATGTGTTCCAAAATAAAAGCAGGCGATATTCTGATGAAAGAAGAAAGGGATATTCTGCCGAGATAGCTATAAAATATGAGCTTGAAATTAGCAAAGATAAATCAAGAATTAGTACAAACCTTAGTACATCATTTGGCGATGGTCTGGAAAAAACTCCAATTATTTCACAAGATTTGTCTTCCGAAAATATTGAAACAGGGGTTCCGTTCATGCAAAAAACGAGTTTTTCTGATTTTGGATCAAATAATATTTTTAAACTCGACTATTTTCAAAAAATTAGTAATGCAACATTTGAAACCGGCTTTAAAACGCTATTCAGGAAGTTTGCCAATGATTTTAGCCGTGAAGACCAAATAGATAATAATTACGTATTGGTTCCTAACCGCACAGGCTCGCTAACATTTGAGGAATGGGTACCTGCTATATACACCCAATTAAAAAATGAAATTGGAAAATGGAGCTATGAAATAGGCCTCAGAATGGAGCAAACCCATAATTCCGGCACTGTAAAATCACTTTCGATTGATTTTAATAATAACTATATCAATTTGTTTCCCAACGCCAACCTCAGCTATCAAATCTCTGATATTCAAAATATTAGATTTATTTATGGAAGGCGAATAAACAGACCATCTCTTGGGCAACTTAACCCTTTTACTGACATTACTGACTCTTTGACTCAAAGAAGTGGAAATCCAACTCTTTTGCCGGAAATTGCACAAAATGCCGAGTTGAATTATGACCATGAATTTAACAAAGGTAGCTTTTCTGTAAAACCTTACTATCGAAATAGCCATAATAGCATTTTGCCATTTACAAAACTAATGCCCAATGGAGTATTATTCACCCAACCATTAAATGCGGGCTCTACAACAACTTTGGGTTTGGAGACTCTTTTTTCATTTGAAGTAAATAAGGCATGGAAAACAAACCTAAGTTCATCAATATTTAATCAAAATATCAATGCCCAAAATATTAAATCCGATATACTCAATCAAGTTACAAGTTGGAATGCTAAGTGGACAAATGATATAATTGTTAAGAAAAACTCCAGATTTCAAATCAACGCATTTTATAACTCCCCTACGGCTACTATACAGGGAAGAAGAATAGCTATTTATAATGTAGATTTTGCGTTTCAACAGAAAATAATAAGAGAAAAAGGCCGTTTGGGGTTGATAATTACTGATGTATTCAATACTCAGAAAAACGGCTTTATTTGGGAAACCAAAGACTTTTACTTCAGTAGAATTTTTAAAGTTGATTCGAGAGCTATCCTAATAACTTTTGCCTATACATTTGGTACTTCTTTTAAGGAGAAGTTAATGGATAATAAATTTTCAAATGATTAA